Proteins found in one Quercus robur chromosome 2, dhQueRobu3.1, whole genome shotgun sequence genomic segment:
- the LOC126712712 gene encoding cytokinin dehydrogenase 7, translating to MIAYLERFVHGNDVESRQNDDDVVDCTSLCDALNLQGSIDSVATGLADKDFGGLRSIKPLALIRPAGTDDVARVVKAAARSSNLTVAARGNGHSINGQAMADRGLVLDMRSMEDVFDVVVVNGTAYVDVSGGALWEDVLKRCVSGFGLAPRSWTDYLSLTVGGTLSNAGVSGQAFRYGPQTSNVTELEVVTGKGEIFVCSETENSELFFGALGGLGQFGIITRARILLQPAPDMVRWIRVVYSEFEEFTRDAEFLVTQQDGDSFDYVEGFVFVNGDDPANGWPSVPLDSNHGFDPTRIPKTAGSVLYCLEVALHYRNTDHPSTVDMVVDGLLGRLGFVENLKFELDLSYMEFLLRVKRAEEHARAHGLWDAPHPWLNLFVSKSDIEEFDRAVFKNILKGGVGGPMLIYPLLRSMWDTRTSVVLPEGEIFYIVALLRSNLPYPKGPSPEKLVAQNHEVIQYCIKHGLDFKLYLPHYEKQEGWKRHFGNQWTRFEERKENFDPLYILAPGQKIFSRIH from the exons ATGATAGCTTATCTTGAGCGTTTCGTACACGGAAACGACGTCGAGTCGAGGCAAAACGACGACGACGTCGTCGATTGTACGAGTTTATGCGACGCGCTGAACCTACAGGGCAGTATCGACAGCGTGGCTACCGGCTTAGCCGATAAAGATTTTGGCGGCTTGCGTTCTATAAAACCGTTGGCTCTAATCAGACCGGCGGGAACCGATGACGTGGCGAGGGTGGTCAAAGCGGCGGCGCGGTCATCGAATCTAACGGTGGCGGCGAGAGGCAACGGCCACTCAATCAACGGCCAGGCGATGGCCGATCGAGGACTGGTCCTGGACATGCGGTCCATGGAGGATGTGTTCGACGTGGTCGTGGTTAATGGCACGGCCTATGTTGACGTGTCCGGAGGGGCATTATGGGAAGATGTGTTGAAACGGTGCGTTTCCGGGTTCGGCTTAGCTCCGAGGTCTTGGACTGATTATCTCAGTTTAACGGTGGGCGGGACGTTATCGAACGCCGGTGTCAGTGGCCAGGCTTTCCGTTACGGACCACAAACGTCGAACGTAACGGAATTAGAAGTCGTAACGGGAAAAGGTGAAATTTTCGTTTGCTCAGAGACTGAGAATTCTGAACTGTTCTTTGGGGCTCTCGGTGGTCTTGGTCAGTTTGGTATTATTACCAGAGCTAGAATTTTGCTACAACCAGCCCCGGACATG GTGAGGTGGATAAGGGTGGTGTATTCTGAGTTTGAGGAATTCACTCGGGACGCTGAGTTCCTGGTGACTCAGCAAGATGGCGACTCGTTTGATTACGTGGAGGGCTTTGTATTCGTGAACGGTGATGACCCAGCCAATGGCTGGCCTTCAGTGCCGTTGGATTCGAACCATGGATTCGATCCGACCCGAATTCCCAAAACCGCTGGCTCCGTTCTTTACTGTCTTGAAGTGGCTCTTCACTACCGAAACACTGACCACCCTTCAACTGTTGATATG GTTGTTGATGGGTTGCTTGGACGGCTAGGATTTGTTGAGAATTTGAAGTTCGAGTTGGACTTGAGCTACATGGAGTTTCTATTGCGTGTGAAGCGTGCAGAGGAACATGCCAGGGCTCACGGTCTATGGGACGCACCGCACCCATGGTTAAACTTGTTCGTATCAAAGTCAGATATTGAAGAGTTTGACCGCGCCGTGTTCAAGAATATCCTAAAGGGTGGCGTGGGTGGGCCCATGTTGATCTATCCTCTTTTGCGAAGCAT GTGGGATACACGTACTTCTGTGGTGTTACCAGAGGGTGAGATTTTCTACATAGTGGCATTGCTCCGTTCAAACCTTCCGTACCCAAAGGGCCCTTCACCTGAGAAACTGGTTGCACAAAACCATGAGGTTATTCAATATTGCATCAAGCATGGCCTTGATTTCAAACTGTACCTCCCTCACTATGAAAAACAGGAGGGATGGAAGCGACATTTTGGGAACCAGTGGACAAGATTTgaggaaaggaaggaaaattttgatcCGTTGTACATCCTTGCACCTGGACAGAAAATCTTCTCAAGGATCCATTAG